In Zingiber officinale cultivar Zhangliang chromosome 8B, Zo_v1.1, whole genome shotgun sequence, a single genomic region encodes these proteins:
- the LOC122016647 gene encoding anthocyanin 5-aromatic acyltransferase-like has protein sequence MTSSPSPITLLHHFQVSLPPDSAPAAAALPLTFFDIVWLPTGPVERLLFYRFPHPTSHFLSHHLPLLTSSLSRAILLFYPLSGCVSPPRVPSPDAKFQIRFSAGDSVPLDVAESSEDFDRISGDYPRAFRDLHSMVPRLPIADDGSIPLMALQITVFPNQGVALGVAVHHVACDDSSSIHFLKSWAAAAIGGDSKESPISPPLTDRMAIADPDSLYFKILAEMQSLQSSAPPSSPPPDLPPELVIASFAIGQEQIERLKRDTSARSGGGARVSTFIVACAFAWACLVRAQARFYSTKKTAYLLFSVECRGRLDPLVPASYFGNCLRPCFVEVGVRDLLNGEGVFAAAEAIGKAIKGLEEGGVLKGAEGWLQKIISLVPERPMSIAGSPRYRVYDVDFGWGKPMKVEMTSIEKTPGTISMAEGRQGGIEMGLVLPKPEMKAFGACFRDGLKLLL, from the coding sequence ATGACTTCCTCCCCATCGCCGATCACGCTGCTCCACCACTTCCAAGTCTCTCTGCCGCCGGACTCAGCACCGGCCGCCGCCGCCCTCCCCCTCACCTTCTTCGACATCGTCTGGCTCCCCACTGGTCCCGTCGAGCGCCTCCTCTTCTACCGCTTCCCCCACCCCACCTCCCACTTCCTCTCCCACCACCTTCCCCTCCTCACCTCCTCCCTCTCACGCGCCATCCTCCTCTTCTACCCCCTCTCCGGATGTGTCTCCCCACCTCGCGTCCCCTCCCCCGACGCCAAGTTCCAGATCCGGTTCTCCGCCGGCGACTCTGTGCCTCTCGACGTCGCAGAGAGCTCCGAAGACTTCGACCGGATCTCCGGCGACTACCCGAGGGCGTTCCGCGATCTCCACTCGATGGTACCCCGGTTGCCGATTGCCGATGACGGCTCGATCCCGCTGATGGCCTTGCAGATCACGGTGTTCCCAAATCAAGGCGTTGCCCTAGGCGTCGCCGTTCACCATGTGGCCTGCGACGATTCAAGTTCGATCCACTTCTTGAAGTCATGGGCCGCCGCTGCGATCGGAGGAGACTCGAAAGAGTCTCCGATCTCGCCGCCGCTGACCGATCGGATGGCGATCGCAGATCCGGACAGTTTGTACTTCAAGATCCTAGCCGAGATGCAATCCCTGCAATCTTCCGCGCCACCATCGTCGCCGCCTCCCGATCTGCCTCCGGAACTGGTGATCGCCTCGTTTGCGATCGGGCAGGAGCAGATCGAGCGGCTGAAACGAGACACCTCAGCTAGATCCGGCGGCGGCGCCCGCGTCTCTACCTTCATAGTGGCCTGCGCTTTCGCTTGGGCGTGCTTGGTGAGGGCTCAAGCGAGGTTCTACTCTACCAAGAAGACGGCGTACCTGCTGTTCTCTGTGGAGTGCAGGGGACGGTTGGATCCGCTGGTTCCGGCGAGCTACTTTGGAAACTGCCTCCGGCCGTGCTTTGTGGAGGTAGGGGTGAGGGATCTGCTGAACGGCGAGGGCGTCTTTGCGGCGGCGGAAGCGATCGGGAAGGCGATCAAGGGGCTGGAAGAGGGAGGAGTGCTCAAGGGGGCGGAGGGATGGTTGCAGAAGATAATCTCTCTAGTGCCAGAGCGGCCAATGTCTATTGCCGGGTCGCCGAGGTATAGGGTTTACGATGTGGACTTCGGGTGGGGGAAGCCGATGAAGGTGGAGATGACGTCGATCGAGAAGACGCCGGGGACTATTTCGATGGCGGAGGGCAGGCAAGGAGGGATCGAGATGGGGCTGGTGCTTCCGAAGCCGGAGATGAAGGCGTTTGGCGCCTGCTTCAGGGATGGCCTCAAGTTGCTTCTTTAA
- the LOC122014491 gene encoding ABC transporter F family member 1-like yields the protein MVSDASKRKAAAKKAAAAAKRGGKSAVTSSKTSEVTNGIAKVADGVGAFQISDRTCTGVLASHPQSRDIHIESLSLTFHGHDLIVDSELELNYGRRYGLLGLNGCGKSTLLTAIGCRELPIPEHMDIYHLSREIEASDMSALEAVICCDEERLRLEKEAEILAAEDGGGGEALDRIYERLEALDASTAEKRAAEILYGLGFNKQMQTKKTRDFSGGWRMRIALARALFMNPTILLLDEPTNHLDLEACVWLEETLKKFDRILVVVSHSQDFLNGVCTNIIHMQNKKLKLYTGNYDQYVQTRSELEENQMKQYKWEQDQISSMKEYIARFGHGSAKLARQAQSKEKTLAKMERGGLTEKVVRDKVLVFRFTDVGKLPPPVLQFVGVTFGYTPDNLIYKNLDFGVDLDSRIALVGPNGAGKSTLLKLMTGDLIPLDGMVRRHNHLRIAQFHQHLAEKLDLDMSALQYMMMEYPGNEEEKMRAAIGKFGLSGKAQVMPMKHLSDGQRSRVIFAWLAWRQPHLLLLDEPTNHLDIETIDSLAEALNEWDGGLVLVSHDFRLINQVAEEIWVCENQAATRWEGDIMGFKEHLRNKTEFAD from the exons ATGGTATCGGACGCGAGCAAGAGGAAGGCGGCGGCCAAGAAAGCCGCAGCCGCTGCGAAGAGGGGTGGGAAGTCTGCCGTGACGTCGTCGAAGACGTCTGAGGTGACCAACGGGATTGCGAAGGTTGCTGATGGAGTGGGGGCCTTCCAGATCTCAGATCGGACTTGCACTGGAGTACTTGCTTCGCATCCCCAATCCAGAGATATCCAT ATTGAGTCCTTATCATTAACCTTTCATGGGCATGACCTGATAGTAGATTCTGAGTTGGAGCTCAACTATGGAAG GCGCTATGGTTTGTTAGGACTTAATGGTTGCGGGAAGTCAACTCTTCTGACAGCTATTGGATGCAGAGAGCTCCCCATCCCTGAGCACATGGATATATATCACCTTAGCAGGGAAATTGAAGCTTCTGATATGTCTGCTCTGGAGGCTGTCATCTGCTGTGATGAAGAAAGATTGAGGTTGGAGAAAGAAGCTGAAATATTAGCCGCCGAG GATGGCGGTGGTGGAGAAGCTTTGGATCGCATCTATGAGCGATTGGAAGCTCTTGATGCATCGACCGCTGAAAAGCGAGCTGCTGAAATTTTGTATGGTCTTGGTTTTAATAAACAAATGCAAACAAAGAAAACCCGAGACTTCTCTGGTGGTTGGCGTATGAGGATTGCATTAGCTAGAGCCCTCTTTATGAATCCAACAATACTTTTGCTTGATGAACCAACAAATCATCTTG ATTTGGAAGCATGTGTTTGGTTGGAAGAGACTCTAAAGAAGTTCGACCGAATCCTAGTTGTGGTGTCACACTCCCAGGATTTTCTCAATGGAGTATGTACCAACATCATACACATGCAGAACAAGAAGCTTAAGCTGTACACTGGTAATTATGATCAATACGTCCAAACCCGCTCAGAGCTGGAAGAAAATCAGATGAAGCAGTACAAATGGGAGCAGGATCAAATTTCTTCAATGAAAGAGTACATTGCTCGTTTTGGACATGGTTCTGCAAAACTGGCTCGTCAAGCTCAGAGCAAGGAGAAAACCCTTGCTAAGATGGAGCGTGGCGGACTTACAGAGAAAGTGGTGAGGGACAAAGTGTTGGTCTTTCGCTTCACAGATGTTGGTAAACTACCCCCACCAGTCCTACAGTTTGTTGGCGTGACTTTTGGCTACACTCCAGACAATCTCATCTACAAAAACCTAGATTTTGGGGTGGATCTAGATTCAAGAATTGCCCTCGTAGGGCCTAATGGTGCTGGCAAGAGCACATTGCTCAAGCTAATGACGGGTGATCTCATTCCTTTAGACGGAATGGTGCGGCGGCACAATCATCTCAGAATTGCACAATTTCATCAGCATCTTGCAGAAAAGCTGGATCTCGATATGTCAGCCCTCCAGTACATGATGATGGAATACCCAGGCAACGAGGAAGAGAAAATGAGGGCTGCGATAGGGAAGTTTGGACTGTCAGGAAAAGCACAGGTGATGCCCATGAAACACTTGTCGGATGGTCAGAGGAGCAGGGTAATTTTTGCCTGGCTGGCCTGGAGGCAACCTCATTTGCTGCTGCTCGATGAACCAACAAATCATCTGGATATTGAAACTATTGATTCATTAGCTGAAGCACTGAACGAGTGGGACGGTGGCCTAGTTCTGGTGAGCCATGATTTCAGATTGATCAACCAGGTGGCCGAGGAGATTTGGGTGTGCGAGAATCAAGCTGCCACCAGGTGGGAGGGTGACATTATGGGCTTTAAGGAGCACCTTAGGAACAAGACTGAGTTCGCGGATTAA